A window of Cryptomeria japonica chromosome 3, Sugi_1.0, whole genome shotgun sequence contains these coding sequences:
- the LOC131060213 gene encoding uncharacterized protein LOC131060213 isoform X2, translating into MRGRWHEDCVVRGVIWTFEQEQALGFGNVITNIRMTVIRLKSGGLWVHAPIAPTKECIQLLKELEAPVEHIILPTFAYEHKVFVGPFSRKFPKAKVWVAPRQWSWPINLPLEFFGIFRSKTLKDEDELTPWFDEIEQKVLSSPEVGIGPYVEVAFYHKRSRTLLVTDAVIYVPKQPPETINREALLGAAKNGLAVKLLSKGKLVPNEPIVDNKETRQKGWERMVLQILFLAPSNLLEPQRTFKQISQKLIVSPIVKTLVFSKVPEKVKDWVDRIVADWPFKKIIPAHFAAPISASRSDFKTAFAFLDDFVSKKSNMSTFYLSALLGRAASYFPPDDMETLSSLDNFLVSIGAVKKTVSGRKR; encoded by the exons GTGGTAAGAGGAGTGATATGGACATTTGAACAAGAGCAGGCTCTTGGTTTTGGCAATGTTATAACTAATATTCGTATGACAGTCATCAGGCTCAAGTCTGGAGGCCTCTGGGTTCATGCTCCAATTGCTCCCACAAAAGAATGCATTCAG CTGTTGAAAGAGTTGGAGGCTCCTGTAGAACACATCATTCTCCCCACTTTTGCATATGAACACAAAGTTTTTGTGGGCCCATTTTCTAGAAAGTTCCCTAAAGCAAAGGTATGGGTGGCACCAAGACAATGGAGCTGGCCAATTAACTTGCCACTTGAGTTCTTTGGAATATTCCGTTCTAAAACACTTAAAGATGAAGACGAATTAACCCCTTGGTTTGATGAGATTGAGCAGAAGGTTCTTAGCTCTCCTGAAGTTG GAATTGGACCTTATGTGGAGGTTGCATTTTACCATAAAAGATCTCGAACATTACTGGTAACTGATGCAGTAATATATGTGCCAAAGCAGCCACCAGAAACAATTAATAGAGAGGCCCTACTAGGAGCAGCTAAGAATGGTTTAGCAGTGAAACTATTGAGCAAAGGGAAGTTAGTTCCAAACGAACCTATTGTTGACAATAAAGAGACAAGACAAAAAG GTTGGGAAAGAATGGTTCTTCAAATACTTTTCTTAGCTCCTTCAAATTTGCTTGAACCACAAAGGACGTTTAAGCAGATCTCACAGAAACTCATTGTCTCTCCAATAGTCAAAACACTAGTTTTTAGTAAAGTTCCAGAGAAG GTTAAAGATTGGGTTGATCGCATTGTAGCTGATTGGCCTTTCAAGAAAATCATTCCGGCCCACTTTGCTGCACCAATATCTGCTAGTCGATCTGATTTTAAGACTGCATTTGCATTTCTGGATGATTTTGTGAGCAAGAAGTCCAATATGagtactttttatctaagtgctcTCTTAGGGAGGGCTGCCAGCTACTTTCCACCTGATGACATGGAAACATTGTCCTCCCTTGACAATTTCCTAGTGTCCATAGGCGCAGTGAAGAAGACAGTTTCAGGAAGAAAGCGATGA